A part of Strix aluco isolate bStrAlu1 chromosome 21, bStrAlu1.hap1, whole genome shotgun sequence genomic DNA contains:
- the LOC141932862 gene encoding uncharacterized protein LOC141932862 isoform X1, translating into MMAAWLCGTLIRERLSAGALPREAARGMRPSWCAPAAEMGCLLPLETCPFKAFLLVLHITLKLVELHDYEFLLLSFLELPRASCQHSDRLRRATTVLYSLVLSARPGSLRGILLLGLKTPTDSASFFISAGFTHVVKATNRRCCSSKQQRGRCVGRFSPLTGVKGKRAAQRRAFSGQGSALCSPCAPRQRGMSGCSSRSQNWPKPCHAHGSGRLPPLPHPSSAPPRRAAAPARTVSPCPHRRRKAVSPRFWPSGISFCLPKQPPCSCLGHGKGSLSVEGEAKLCPSTPTCSGGARSTARPSTILRSARRTSRCSSWKCGAFRTPRCRGGQPLPDHCCGVCWQCRAPPLAILPSTVSRGGGVERGAMRRQERDCGRCLRGHLRSPPAV; encoded by the exons AGGCTGTCTGCAGGAGCCCTGCCTCGGGAGGCAGCACGGGGAATGCGACCATCGTGGTGTGCTCCAGCCGCAGAGATGGGATGTTTATTACCGCTGGAAA CTTGTCCCTTTAAGGCATTTCTGCTTGTTCTACATATAACA CTGAAGCTGGTCGAGCTACATGATTATGAGTTTCTGCTGCTGTCCTTCCTCGAGCTCCCTCGGGCCAGCTGCCAGCACAGCGATAGGCTGAGAAGAGCCACCACCGTCCTTTACAGCCTCGTGCTCTCCGCACGCCCGGGCTCGCTGCGTGGCATTCTGCTCCTGGGTCTCAAAACCCCCACCGACTCAGCCTCCTTCTTCATCTCTGCAGGTTTTACGCATGTTGTGAAGGCTACGAACCGACGGTGCTGCTCATCAAAACAACAGAGGGGGAG GTGTGTGGGGCGTTTCTCTCCTCTGACTGGAGTGAAAGGAAAAAGAGCGGCGCAACGTCGGGCTTTTTCGGGACAGGGGAGTGCTTTGTGTTCACC GTGTGCCCCGAGACAGAGAGGTATGAGTGGGTGTTCATCAAGAAGCCAGAACTGGCCAAAGCCGTGCCACGCTCACGGCAGCGGTCGCCTTCCCCCTCTCCCGCATCCGTCCTCAGCTCCTCCCCGGAGGGCCGCAGCACCAGCTCGAACCGTCTCACCGTGCCCACACCGCAGAAGAAAGGCCGTCTCTCCCCGTTTCTGGCCATCAGGcatttccttctgccttccaAAACAGCCTCCATGTTCATGTCTGGGTCACGGGAAGGGATCGTTATCG GTGGAGGGGGAGGCCAAGCTCTGTCCCTCGACGCCAACCTGCTCTGGGGGCGCACGGAGCACTGCGAGACCTTCGACAATCCTCCGCTCTGCCAGGAGAACTTCAAGGTGCAGCTCTTGGAAGTGTGGGGCTTTCAGAACGCCTAGGTGCCGTGGGGGACAGCCCCTCCCAGACCACTGCTGCGGTGTCTGCTGGCAGTGCAGAGCACCTCCACTCGCCATCCTCCCCTCCACGGTCAGCCGTGGTGGCGGTGTGGAGAGAGGGGCAATGCGGCGCCAGGAACGGGACTGCGGGCGCTGCCTTCGGGGACATTTGAGGTCCCCTCCTGCAGTTTAG
- the CFAP52 gene encoding cilia- and flagella-associated protein 52 isoform X2 has product MCKGHVPCGLTCHPDKEHILYPLGCTVVIQELHSKKQTFLHGHTNNVSCIVVSRNGLYVASGQVTSMGFKADIILWDFQRRELLARLSLHEGKIEGLAFSANSLYLLSLGGQDDGSVVVWHVDKREAVCRSPASGGSTGNATIVVCSSRRDGMFITAGNGTIREWEVDLANRRIHPTECRTGHVRRVSMCVKVADDDNYFYVGTSSGDVLKLNTNEKLMTDYGPHKKKFSLGVTALLLLKTGDVIVGTGGGIVALCRGSDYKVMKKIQVQGAVTSLTHRDEGHQFFVGTKECQIYQVNYTAFTEELIAACHTEAVHDIVFPSGISDLFVTCSKNDIRVWHTPESRELLRIVVPNMICHAIDVTRDGKSIISAWNDGNIRAFLPQSGQPMYEINHAHSLGVTAIATTSDCKRIISGGGEGQVRVWEIHERIHKLGEILKGHVSAVSCIKIKKDDQECVTASLDGTCIIWDIVRCIRKQTILATTLFKCVCYHPEEYQIITSGTNKRIGYWEVFDGSMIRELEGSASGSINGMDITSDGAYFVTGGDDHLVKLWNYNEGAVTHVGVGHSGNISRLKICPGNKYIVSVSADGAILVWKYPESR; this is encoded by the exons ATGTGTAAAG GGCATGTACCCTGTGGCCTGACCTGCCACCCCGATAAGGAGCACATTCTCTATCCCCTGGGATGTACTGTGGTTATTCAAGAGCTACACAGTAAGAAGCAGACGTTCTTGCATGGTCACACCAATAATGTCTCCTGCATCGTCGTGTCCAGGAATGGGCTGTACGTTGCTTCTGGACAAGTCACTTCCATGGGCTTCAAG GCAGACATCATTCTGTGGGATTTCCAGAGGAGGGAGTTACTTGCTCGGCTGTCACTTCACGAGGGTAAAATTGAAGGACTAGCGTTCTCTGCAAACAGCCTTTATCTCCTGTCACTGGGAGGCCAGGATGATGGCAG cGTGGTTGTGTGGCACGTTGATAAGAGAGAGGCTGTCTGCAGGAGCCCTGCCTCGGGAGGCAGCACGGGGAATGCGACCATCGTGGTGTGCTCCAGCCGCAGAGATGGGATGTTTATTACCGCTGGAAA TGGGACCATTCGAGAATGGGAAGTGGATCTAGCAAATAGGAGAATCCACCCGACTGAATGCCGGACAGGGCACGTGAGAAGAGTGAGCATGTGTGTTAAG GTGGCAGATGatgataattatttttatgttggCACATCAAGTGGTGATGTTCTGAAACTGAATACAAACGAGAAGCTGATGACTGACTATGGGCCCCATAAGAAGAAGTTTAGCTTG GGAGTCACAGCTTTGCTTCTGCTGAAGACAGGAGATGTAATAGTTGGCACCGGAGGAGGGATTGTAGCTCTCTGTAGAGGCTCAGACTACAAAGTAATGAA GAAAATTCAAGTTCAAGGCGCTGTCACTTCCCTGACACACAGAGATGAGGGTCACCAGTTCTTTGTAGGGACAAAGGAGTGCCAGATTTATCAAGTTAACTACACTGCGTTTACAGAAGAGCTGATTGCTGCCTGTCATACTGAAGCCGTCCATGACATCGTTTTTCCTTC GGGAATTTCTGACTTGTTTGTTACCTGCTCCAAAAATGATATTCGAGTGTGGCACACCCCAGAAAGCAGGGAGCTCCTACGAATCGTCGTCCCCAACATGATCTGCCATGCCATAGATGTTACGAGGGATGGCAAGAGCATCATTTCAG CTTGGAATGATGGGAATATCCGCGCCTTCCTGCCACAGAGTGGACAGCCAATGTATGAGATTAACCATGCCCATAGCTTGGGAGTGACGGCAATTGCTACTACAAGTGACTGTAAACGGATCATTAGTGGAGGAGGTGAAGGACAG GTGAGGGTCTGGGAGATTCATGAGAGGATTCACAAACTGGGAGAAATTCTGAAGGGACACGTATCTGCTGTGTCCTGCATTAAGATTAAGAAGGACGACCAAGAGTGTGTCACAGCCAGCCTTGATGGGACATGCATCATCTGGGACATTGT GCGTTGTATAAGAAAACAAACGATTCTAGCCACCACATTGTTCAAATGTGTGTGCTACCATCCTGAAGAGTACCAGATAATCACCAGTGGAACAAACAAAAGG ATTGGATACTGGGAAGTGTTTGATGGCTCTATGATCAGAGAATTGGAAGGGTCTGCATCAGGTTCCATCAACGGAATGGACATCACATCAGATGGGGCATACTTTGTCACAG GTGGTGATGACCATCTGGTGAAACTCTGGAACTACAACGAGGGGgcagtgactcatgttggagtggGCCATAGTGGCAACATCAGCCGTCTCAAGATCTGCCCTGGGAACAAGTACATCGTGAGCGTGAGTGCAGATGGTGCCATCCTGGTCTGGAAATACCCAGAGTCACGCTAA
- the CFAP52 gene encoding cilia- and flagella-associated protein 52 isoform X1, which produces MAAAAVAEVGQLELRAAIGFNGHVPCGLTCHPDKEHILYPLGCTVVIQELHSKKQTFLHGHTNNVSCIVVSRNGLYVASGQVTSMGFKADIILWDFQRRELLARLSLHEGKIEGLAFSANSLYLLSLGGQDDGSVVVWHVDKREAVCRSPASGGSTGNATIVVCSSRRDGMFITAGNGTIREWEVDLANRRIHPTECRTGHVRRVSMCVKVADDDNYFYVGTSSGDVLKLNTNEKLMTDYGPHKKKFSLGVTALLLLKTGDVIVGTGGGIVALCRGSDYKVMKKIQVQGAVTSLTHRDEGHQFFVGTKECQIYQVNYTAFTEELIAACHTEAVHDIVFPSGISDLFVTCSKNDIRVWHTPESRELLRIVVPNMICHAIDVTRDGKSIISAWNDGNIRAFLPQSGQPMYEINHAHSLGVTAIATTSDCKRIISGGGEGQVRVWEIHERIHKLGEILKGHVSAVSCIKIKKDDQECVTASLDGTCIIWDIVRCIRKQTILATTLFKCVCYHPEEYQIITSGTNKRIGYWEVFDGSMIRELEGSASGSINGMDITSDGAYFVTGGDDHLVKLWNYNEGAVTHVGVGHSGNISRLKICPGNKYIVSVSADGAILVWKYPESR; this is translated from the exons atggcggcggcggcggtagCAGAAGTGGGGCAGCTCGAGCTGCGGGCGGCCATCGGTTTCAACG GGCATGTACCCTGTGGCCTGACCTGCCACCCCGATAAGGAGCACATTCTCTATCCCCTGGGATGTACTGTGGTTATTCAAGAGCTACACAGTAAGAAGCAGACGTTCTTGCATGGTCACACCAATAATGTCTCCTGCATCGTCGTGTCCAGGAATGGGCTGTACGTTGCTTCTGGACAAGTCACTTCCATGGGCTTCAAG GCAGACATCATTCTGTGGGATTTCCAGAGGAGGGAGTTACTTGCTCGGCTGTCACTTCACGAGGGTAAAATTGAAGGACTAGCGTTCTCTGCAAACAGCCTTTATCTCCTGTCACTGGGAGGCCAGGATGATGGCAG cGTGGTTGTGTGGCACGTTGATAAGAGAGAGGCTGTCTGCAGGAGCCCTGCCTCGGGAGGCAGCACGGGGAATGCGACCATCGTGGTGTGCTCCAGCCGCAGAGATGGGATGTTTATTACCGCTGGAAA TGGGACCATTCGAGAATGGGAAGTGGATCTAGCAAATAGGAGAATCCACCCGACTGAATGCCGGACAGGGCACGTGAGAAGAGTGAGCATGTGTGTTAAG GTGGCAGATGatgataattatttttatgttggCACATCAAGTGGTGATGTTCTGAAACTGAATACAAACGAGAAGCTGATGACTGACTATGGGCCCCATAAGAAGAAGTTTAGCTTG GGAGTCACAGCTTTGCTTCTGCTGAAGACAGGAGATGTAATAGTTGGCACCGGAGGAGGGATTGTAGCTCTCTGTAGAGGCTCAGACTACAAAGTAATGAA GAAAATTCAAGTTCAAGGCGCTGTCACTTCCCTGACACACAGAGATGAGGGTCACCAGTTCTTTGTAGGGACAAAGGAGTGCCAGATTTATCAAGTTAACTACACTGCGTTTACAGAAGAGCTGATTGCTGCCTGTCATACTGAAGCCGTCCATGACATCGTTTTTCCTTC GGGAATTTCTGACTTGTTTGTTACCTGCTCCAAAAATGATATTCGAGTGTGGCACACCCCAGAAAGCAGGGAGCTCCTACGAATCGTCGTCCCCAACATGATCTGCCATGCCATAGATGTTACGAGGGATGGCAAGAGCATCATTTCAG CTTGGAATGATGGGAATATCCGCGCCTTCCTGCCACAGAGTGGACAGCCAATGTATGAGATTAACCATGCCCATAGCTTGGGAGTGACGGCAATTGCTACTACAAGTGACTGTAAACGGATCATTAGTGGAGGAGGTGAAGGACAG GTGAGGGTCTGGGAGATTCATGAGAGGATTCACAAACTGGGAGAAATTCTGAAGGGACACGTATCTGCTGTGTCCTGCATTAAGATTAAGAAGGACGACCAAGAGTGTGTCACAGCCAGCCTTGATGGGACATGCATCATCTGGGACATTGT GCGTTGTATAAGAAAACAAACGATTCTAGCCACCACATTGTTCAAATGTGTGTGCTACCATCCTGAAGAGTACCAGATAATCACCAGTGGAACAAACAAAAGG ATTGGATACTGGGAAGTGTTTGATGGCTCTATGATCAGAGAATTGGAAGGGTCTGCATCAGGTTCCATCAACGGAATGGACATCACATCAGATGGGGCATACTTTGTCACAG GTGGTGATGACCATCTGGTGAAACTCTGGAACTACAACGAGGGGgcagtgactcatgttggagtggGCCATAGTGGCAACATCAGCCGTCTCAAGATCTGCCCTGGGAACAAGTACATCGTGAGCGTGAGTGCAGATGGTGCCATCCTGGTCTGGAAATACCCAGAGTCACGCTAA